The DNA region TCACAAACTCCAAAGGTTCCTGACCCCACGGGAACTTGTAGAAGATCTGCACACCACGTGACACTGGCCCCTCAAGTTCTTCTTGAGGGAGATCACTGCTACTGAAGTCTGATGGAGCGAGGGAGAACTGGCCGCCAAAAATGCATTAGAGTCAGCAGACAAAGAAAATGTCACTAAAATTTGGTCACTATGACCAGTTTTAGAACTTACCTTTCTCCACCATCTGAGCCGCTGTCGAACCCAGTGGTCCAACCACTGTGAAGAGGTTCGAGGAGAGCAGAACCAGACAAGCGAGGCCTGTGTGGTTTCATCTgggctgacaaaaaaaaaaaaatctcattatgGTTAAGGATGATTACCTCTACCAATCATCTGTTGTTATAGTTTTCATGGAACTGTTCAATTTCCAGAGTAAACCATGGTAAGACTTTGAAAATGTGATGTGTTTAGTGTGGCACTCAAAAGGTATAAAAACAAGATGTTTGAGAATCAAAGTCTCACCAGCCAGAGCCATCCTTTGAGTGTTGGAAACATCTTCCTGTCTCAGCTATACCAAATGGGAGCTTCCTGTTCACCAACTCAAACAAGGGGACGAACTGCTCTAAAGCTCCTTAGAAAATAATCAGGATAGGACTCACAATGTTTTTCATATGCAATGTATAAACAAAAGTAACATTAAAATTGGAGAACTACCTTGAATGAGGTTGGTTCTGAACAGAGGTGCTCTCTGCAGAAACATGTGGACATTGTGGGCAAGCTGCTCTCCACTCAACTCCGTGTCCTTCAAATTTTCCTGGAAATCTTCAGGTTGTAAGACCCTCGGGTGACCCCACCGCTCCCCTGCTGCATCCGCACTCACGTTCCTGCTGCTTGGCGTGTTTATCCCAAACACCTGCTCTCTTGATCCAGTTATCGAACGCCACCATTGGTGCAGTACATTCTCCCTGAGCTCGGTGCCCAGTGGCCCGTAACTGCAAATAACCCCACGATTAAAGAGTTCTACATTAGAATGTCCAGGTGAGATAAAATGTCTGTCCACGAAGAGTTGCAACAATGTCCTGCCCTGATCCAAGTTGGTTGCAGGAGCGCAGCGTCCTCTTGTCTGATGCCATATAAGTGAGGAACATCTAAAGGCACACCTTAGCGTGACGCTTTTTACAAAGTGGCTGCACATGGTGAGCAACAAGCTGGTcaaatgccaaatttgtcaacgTTATTGCTCCTATAGCGGAACATAATCCGACCAGTTACACAAAAAATCTATTTAAAACGCTCGTGAAAGTAGTAAAGGTAAAAAGTTTATCTAATGACTGTTAGCATTGTCAGGAAGAAAGATTATCccaaactttttttcaatgtaaatatatttttaagtcATACAAATAGTGACAAGCACCGCCATGACATTTAAATTCGTCGACCACTTGTAACCCGGAATTGCTTGTTGACCTTGTTATTCTTTGTGTTCCTATTCCACAGCGCCCTCTATTGTAACGTTAAATGCTTGTTTGCGTACAGAAGTATCCCGTTCGTTGAAAGTGCAGCAAGAGCATATGATGGGGCGccgttgtaaagcagcacatgcggaaaattacatttcctcaCATCTAGCGCCACACaatgtttaaaatggtgtgaaatttttagtcacttttttttttttgcacatttacaacattatttagcaacttaaatatttatttttaaataagttttggacctgattctttaaatccagaactaaatatttaatttaaatcttaaattcatatcctatatcctaaatgttaaatcaggtaACGTTcagaaataaatatttagcttaatacgcaatttcacatgactggagaccggaagtaacaaaataaaagctagtGGAGCAGCTCTTACTGTCggtttacgttgcttgaaaatgaattaaaaaaaaaaaaaaaaaaatagctacaatgctcaagtaggtcgaaatccagcatagggctactgcaccttaaaacatgttttgtttcctCTTTGGGATaattgttgttgtgatttggtctaaacaaataaaagttgatttgattttgacttagaacacatccataactgaacagtatggacatgcagctgACAATGTTTTCTTTAGGTAACTTATTGTAGTTCATCgattttattattactatattctttgttccgcagcccctttgagctcaatttgacctccTAAGAATTCttcaaatgcaccaaaatcggcaggcaggtcaagacaggtgcaatctttgataccgtgtaaagcagtggtgtcaaaccgattccgcaaagggcctagtgggtgttgGATTTTGTTCTAACCGATAACGGGCagtgagtttaaccaatgaacttcctgctgaaacaagcagctcctgacgaagtttaactgattacacattaaaagatctaattggtgaaaaggtgtcttcttcattggttggaaagcaaacctacacccactaggccctttctggaaccgGTTTGGCACCTGTGGTGTAGAGACAAGTTCCACATACAATAAGTAGCGGCCCCTAGCagccattctttgtcccgccaacATTtttagccctactttgaccccctcagaatgcttcaaaactcaccaaactcaacagcctggtgaacactggtgaaaactttgataaaatgtaaaaaacaaaacaaaaaaagcgtcaatgtgtgtagcgccccctaggaacaaaaccaacatttcattttaattttttaaggtgaaagaggaggtaacagcgCAaacgttaaaacttagaacacatcagtactatataaatgggataccatacacagtgcccagactgcctttagtactacatccagttttctttgggtgggcagagcgtgtccgtgggtgggcactgcccacccctggtaACGCCCCTGCTGCCCATacgtgctcatctttcagtgccacagGCAAACGTCAAAATGGATTCTACGTCTAACGGCAGTTAAATGGGTGTCCTGTAATggtaacaaataaaatgaaatactgTGATTTGTGCATTAAAGTGTTACTGTGGTGCTTATAAGCTACAATAAAATGCCTGCCATTATCAGGCTAAAATAAGTCTAATGTCTGTGCAGCCCCTTTTCAATTGCTATCTtgctatactgtatatttaaaaacaGGCAAAAACAGTTCAAGTTACATGAAAAACTATGTATTCTCAATGTTTTTGTCATACTTATCAGTTTTCAGCTCATCAAACCAATTTTCATAGACAACCCAAGGAAATATTAACCAAGGGTAAGAATTTTACAAACCTACCTGGGTCTATTGCtttttccacaaagggccacataGGTTTGGATTTTTTTGTGCCTTAAAACTTCATTTAGAAAGTGCATTTTATACTACCTTGGGTTGTGGAAAAATTGGTCTGATGAATTAAACTTTGTGGCAAATATAGAGACAAAAATGGGTGGCAAATACTTTTTCACAGCACTGTACATGTTTTCACTAGATTCCCCCCAAACCAGACAAGTCTCCCTTTTTATTAACTTTATTGGAAAAAGGGACATGTGCTCCATTTAAATATTGATCACCATACTTACACCAATTTGTATCACAAACTGAATACAATGCATCACCTAGTTAAATAACTAAGGAATGTAAC from Corythoichthys intestinalis isolate RoL2023-P3 chromosome 8, ASM3026506v1, whole genome shotgun sequence includes:
- the polg2 gene encoding DNA polymerase subunit gamma-2, mitochondrial isoform X2 — encoded protein: MCSHFVKSVTLRCAFRCSSLIWHQTRGRCAPATNLDQGRTLLQLFVDRHFISPGHSNVELFNRGVICSYGPLGTELRENVLHQWWRSITGSREQVFGINTPSSRNVSADAAGERWGHPRVLQPEDFQENLKDTELSGEQLAHNVHMFLQRAPLFRTNLIQALEQFVPLFELVNRKLPFGIAETGRCFQHSKDGSGCPDETTQASLVWFCSPRTSSQWLDHWVRQRLRWWRKFSLAPSDFSSSDLPQEELEGPVSRGVQIFYKFPWGQEPLEFVSSRGDGELLQMHRGARSKLQSRDGRKSIPHVLSITGNIDRGLLAFLSNSLQLHKREDAKQNLQQRKVLKLHPLLAPVKVAIGIGRGATMELRQVCEGLLQELKEAKISAWPGYLETSPTPMEQLNSKYDEMGVLFTVVISENTLESGLVQLRSRDTTIKETMHISELSNFLCRYISAADNM
- the polg2 gene encoding DNA polymerase subunit gamma-2, mitochondrial isoform X1, whose protein sequence is MCSHFVKSVTLRCAFRCSSLIWHQTRGRCAPATNLDQGRTLLQLFVDRHFISPGHSNVELFNRGVICSYGPLGTELRENVLHQWWRSITGSREQVFGINTPSSRNVSADAAGERWGHPRVLQPEDFQENLKDTELSGEQLAHNVHMFLQRAPLFRTNLIQGALEQFVPLFELVNRKLPFGIAETGRCFQHSKDGSGCPDETTQASLVWFCSPRTSSQWLDHWVRQRLRWWRKFSLAPSDFSSSDLPQEELEGPVSRGVQIFYKFPWGQEPLEFVSSRGDGELLQMHRGARSKLQSRDGRKSIPHVLSITGNIDRGLLAFLSNSLQLHKREDAKQNLQQRKVLKLHPLLAPVKVAIGIGRGATMELRQVCEGLLQELKEAKISAWPGYLETSPTPMEQLNSKYDEMGVLFTVVISENTLESGLVQLRSRDTTIKETMHISELSNFLCRYISAADNM